A part of Vigna radiata var. radiata cultivar VC1973A chromosome 11, Vradiata_ver6, whole genome shotgun sequence genomic DNA contains:
- the LOC106776919 gene encoding 60S ribosomal protein L13-1 translates to MVKHNNVIPSGHFRKHWQNYVKTWFNQPARKTRRRLARQKKAVKIFPRPTAGPLRPIVHGQTLKYNMKVRAGRGFSLEELKAAGIPKKLAPTIGISVDHRRKNRSLESLQANVQRLKTYKAKLVVFPRRARKVKAGDSTSEELANATQVQGSYLPIAREKPSVELVKVTDEMKAFKAYYKLRLERTNKRHYGARLKKAAEAEKEDKK, encoded by the exons ATGGTTAAGCATAACAATGTCATCCCCAGCGGACACTTCCGCAAGCATTGGCAAAACTATGTGAAGACATGGTTTAATCAGCCAGCACGGAAGACTAGAAGACGATTGG CTCGTCAGAAGAAAGCTGTGAAGATTTTCCCCAGACCCACTGCAGGACCCCTTAGACCTATTGTACATGGTCAAACTTTGAAATACAATATGAAAGTTAGAGCTGGCAGAGGATTTTCTCTTGAAGAGCTGAAG GCTGCTGGTATTCCCAAAAAGCTTGCTCCAACAATTGGAATCTCTGTTGACCACCGCCGCAAGAACCGTTCTTTGGAAAGTCTGCAAGCCAATGTGCAGAGGCTGAAAACATATAAGGCCAAATTGGTTGTATTCCCAAGAAGGGCACGCAAGGTCAAG GCTGGCGATTCTACTTCGGAAGAACTTGCAAATGCAACACAAGTACAGGGTTCATACTTACCTATTGCTAGGGAGAAGCCGTCTGTTGAACTTGTGAAGGTCACGGATGAAATGAAGGCATTCAAAGCTTATTACAAGCTAAGACTTGAGCGCACAAACAAGCGCCATTACGGTGCTAGACTGAAGAAGGCTGCTGAGGCAGAGAAGGAAGACAAAAAGTGA